TGAAAAGGGAAAAGAGTATCGTTTAAATAGTAAAACAGCTGTACTAATTGTGCGTCCAAGAGGTTGGCATCTAGAAGAAAAACATATGCAAGTTGACGGAGAGAATATGTCAGGTAGTTTAGTGGATTTTGGTCTATACTTTTTCCATAATGCGAAAGAGCTGTTAGCAAAAGGAAGTGGTCCATACTTTTACTTGCCGAAAATGGAAAGTTATTTAGAAGCTAGACTATGGAATGATGTTTTCGTGTTTGCTCAAAAATATATGGGGATTCCAAACGGAACAATTAAAGCGACTGTACTACTTGAAACAATTCACGCTTCTTTTGAAATGGATGAAATTTTATATGAATTGCGTGATCATTCAGCTGGCCTAAATTGTGGCCGTTGGGATTATATTTTTAGTTTCTTAAAGAGTTTTCGTAATCATAATGAATTTTTACTTCCAGACAGAGCGCAAGTCACGATGACAGCGCCGTTTATGCGTGCGTATTCTTTGAAAGTAATTCAAACATGCCATCGCCGTAATGCGCCAGCAATTGGTGGAATGGCAGCGCAAATTCCGATTAAGAATGATCCGGAAGCAAATGAAGCGGCATTCGAAAAGGTGCGTGCTGATAAGGAACGTGAAGCTTTAGATGGACATGATGGGACGTGGGTTGCCCATCCGGGACTCGTACCAGTTGCAATGGAAGTATTTAATCACATTATGAAAACACCGAATCAAATCTTTAGAAAGCGTGAAGAAATTCATGTAACAGAAAAGGATTTATTAGAAGTACCGATGGGAACGATTACAGAAGAGGGCCTTCGCACTAATATTAGCGTCGGTATTCAGTATATTGCGTCATGGTTAAGTGGCCGTGGAGCAGCTCCAATTTATAACTTAATGGAAGATGCGGCGACAGCGGAAATTTCAAGAGCGCAAGTATGGCAGTGGATTCGTCATGAAGGCGGAAAATTACAGGATGGTCGTAACATTACTTTTGAATTGATGGAAGAATTGAAAGAAGAGGAACTAGCGAAAATAGAAAGAGAGATTGGTAAGGAGCAATTTAAGGAAGGTAGGTTTGAAGAGGCAACAACATTATTTACGAACCTTGTTCGTAATGATGAGTTTATACCGTTTTTAACATTACCGGGTTATGAAATTTTATAAAAAAGGAAAAGGGGATGGAACATATGAAAAGCGAAAGAATTGATAAATTACAAGAAAGCTGGGAGCTAGATACGCGTTGGAAGGGGGTAACACGTCCATATTCTGCTGAAGATGTAATTCGTCTGCGCGGATCTATTGATATTGAACATACGTTAGCGCGCCGCGGTGCGGAGAAGCTTTGGGAATCACTTCATACAGAAGATTATATTAATGCGCTTGGTGCCTTAACAGGAAATCAAGCGATGCAACAAGTAAAAGCTGGTTTAAAAGCCATTTATTTAAGCGGATGGCAAGTAGCGGCTGATGCCAACCTTTCTGGACATATGTATCCAGACCAA
The DNA window shown above is from Bacillus clarus and carries:
- the aceB gene encoding malate synthase A — its product is MSTQTSRVTLVGEVLSAYNGILTPEALSFLKELHGNFNERRIELLQRRAEKQKKIDAGEFPEFLQETAYIREGDWTIAPLPQDLEDRRVEITGPVDRKMVINALNSGAHLFMADFEDSNSPTWRNAVEGQINLRDAVKGTISYKNEKGKEYRLNSKTAVLIVRPRGWHLEEKHMQVDGENMSGSLVDFGLYFFHNAKELLAKGSGPYFYLPKMESYLEARLWNDVFVFAQKYMGIPNGTIKATVLLETIHASFEMDEILYELRDHSAGLNCGRWDYIFSFLKSFRNHNEFLLPDRAQVTMTAPFMRAYSLKVIQTCHRRNAPAIGGMAAQIPIKNDPEANEAAFEKVRADKEREALDGHDGTWVAHPGLVPVAMEVFNHIMKTPNQIFRKREEIHVTEKDLLEVPMGTITEEGLRTNISVGIQYIASWLSGRGAAPIYNLMEDAATAEISRAQVWQWIRHEGGKLQDGRNITFELMEELKEEELAKIEREIGKEQFKEGRFEEATTLFTNLVRNDEFIPFLTLPGYEIL